A single Macadamia integrifolia cultivar HAES 741 unplaced genomic scaffold, SCU_Mint_v3 scaffold368, whole genome shotgun sequence DNA region contains:
- the LOC122068301 gene encoding uncharacterized protein LOC122068301, with protein MDQRMIASREHIEQMERDDTDAEIMMCIMLLMKAHDSLYTREPIRDSKLTGPERVSEVLNGHVDRCYEQYKMERHVFLNLEALMRQRGWLEDSRYLRVDEQLAMFISIVGHNDRYRDIAEHFQRSLNTIGKHFKKVLRAFILLGQENIKPPNFSRCPKQILEKPKLYPFFKDCIGAIDGTHVSASVPLSKQIPYRGRKGDTT; from the exons ATGGATCAAAGAATGATCGCATCTAGGGAACACATTGAACAAATGGAAAGGGATGACACTGATGCAGAAATCATGATGTGTATAATGTTGTTGATGAAAGCACATGATTCATTATACACTAGAGAGCCCATACGAGATAGTAAATTGACAGGACCAGAGCGAGTGAGTGAGGTTCTAAACGGACATGTAGACAGATGCTATGAACAGTATAAAATGGAACgccatgtcttcctcaaccttgAAGCGTTAATGCGACAACGTGGTTGGTTGGAAGATAGTCGATATTTAAGAGTGGATGAGCAGTTGGCAATGTTTATATCTATCGTTGGTCACAATGATAGGTATAGAGACATAGCAGAACACTTTCAGCGTTCTCTTAACACTATAGGTAAACACTTTAAGAAAGTGTTACGTGCTTTCATACTACTGGGACAAGAGAATATCAAACCTCCAAACTTCAGTCGTTGCCCTAAACAGATTCTTGAAAAACCAAAGCTCTATCCTTTCTTCAAg GACTGCATTGGCGCGATTGATGGCACTCATGTTAGTGCTTCTGTACCTCTATCCAAACAAATACCGtacagaggaaggaaaggagataCGACCTag
- the LOC122068293 gene encoding uncharacterized protein LOC122068293 has protein sequence WNNIANNFKEKTGVNYAIVQLKNKVNKLRQDYSQFKKLLETTGFGWDTASRTCTVDDESIWESHIKDNPTWARFKKHGLPQWPELCMVFGDTYADGEGSGTQTTMLETLGANDARNMIESCDESSSADEVTPLGDTQTEAVEKMPVTKHRHDRTPNAKRRRSKSNDWSMAFKAIQDISKSRVERDASMSTASTQNTEQMYGITRAMEVLESGYELDEALYEKALRKLMADPQWREALISCPPHRKSILLRTLQ, from the exons TGGAACAACATTGCCaataacttcaaagaaaaaactGGGGTCAACTATGCCATTGTACAGTTGAAGAACAAAGTGAACAAACTGAGGCAGGATTATAGTCAGTTTAAGAAGCTATTGGAGACAACTGGTTTTGGTTGGGATACTGCTTCAAGAACTTgtactgttgatgatgaatccatCTGGGAATCGCATATTAAG gataaccctacttgggcacgaTTTAAGAAGCACGGACTACCACAATGGCCAGAACTATGTATGGTATTTGGTGATACATATGCAGACGGCGAAGGAAGTGGGACTCAAACAACCATGTTGGAAACTTTGGGGGCcaatgatgctaggaatatgATTGAGTCTTGTGATGAGTCAAGTTCCGCTGATGAAGTTACTCCATTAGGTGACACTCAAACTGAAGCAGTGGAAAAAATGCCAGTTACTAAGCATAGGCATGATAGGACTCCAAAtgcgaaaaggaggaggagcaagtctaatgattggtcaatggcattcaaggcaattcaagatatTAGTAAATCAAGGGTAGAACGAGATGCGAGCATGTCCACTGCTTCAACCCAAAATACGGAACAGATGTATGGAATTACTAGGGCCATGGAGGTGCTTGAGTCAGGATATGAGTTAGATGAAGCACTATACGAGAAAGCACTTCGGAAGTTAATGGCTGACCCGCAATGGAGAGAAGCATTAATTTCCTGCCCTCCTCATCGGAAGTCAATACTCCTTCGTACCCTTCAGTAG